A genome region from Streptomyces xanthophaeus includes the following:
- a CDS encoding ATP-binding cassette domain-containing protein, giving the protein MGGLDVRMREVVCRHGRVEAVSDVDLEIAAGERVALTGTNGSGKTTLLRAVLGLHRQTTGSILVGGREGRSPAEWAWRRRACAWIPQKPAAGRFPLLGTELLAASNAPAEAAEAAARLGVGPLVGRPLHTLSGGQLQRMYLARAIGCIAAGAELLLADEPTAALDFDGQSEAADVLTSLPVTLIVVTHDRALADRCDRVLEMAAGHLREVR; this is encoded by the coding sequence ATGGGCGGGCTGGATGTGCGCATGCGGGAGGTCGTGTGCCGGCACGGCCGGGTGGAGGCCGTCTCGGACGTCGATCTGGAGATCGCCGCCGGTGAACGCGTGGCCCTGACCGGTACCAACGGCTCGGGCAAGACGACGCTGCTGCGCGCCGTCCTCGGTCTGCACCGTCAGACGACGGGCTCGATCCTGGTCGGTGGCCGGGAGGGCCGGTCGCCCGCCGAGTGGGCCTGGCGGCGCCGGGCCTGCGCCTGGATCCCGCAGAAGCCGGCTGCCGGCCGCTTCCCCCTGCTCGGCACCGAACTGCTGGCCGCCAGCAACGCTCCGGCGGAGGCGGCCGAGGCAGCGGCGCGGCTCGGTGTGGGCCCCCTCGTCGGGCGGCCCCTGCACACCCTCTCCGGCGGCCAGCTGCAGCGGATGTACCTCGCCCGGGCGATCGGATGCATCGCTGCGGGAGCCGAGTTGCTCCTGGCGGACGAGCCGACCGCCGCGCTCGACTTCGACGGGCAGTCGGAGGCCGCGGACGTCCTCACCTCCCTGCCGGTGACCCTGATCGTGGTGACGCACGACCGGGCGCTGGCGGACCGCTGCGACCGCGTGCTGGAGATGGCCGCGGGCCACCTGCGGGAGGTCCGGTGA
- a CDS encoding DUF2278 family protein, with amino-acid sequence MPFDRYGVLAGTLHKHFRDTPDTEGAWFHVNLRVDAPDGRYKCAVDVDSHDSETGVQWKVFTVDAAALGPVAAMAPGFHDLDRVPRSGALDYLRHPALRRLQEWPGWLPGPLGELLDRLLKSSPPWTSGSNVEAANAFEPILAVGRPVLVFGEPFDTGLGVHNIHQNQGDAYGSQWWPENGIWQDGATMTRRPDGRFDVFLNKFSGQKDHTDAEGHPI; translated from the coding sequence ATGCCATTCGACCGCTACGGCGTGCTGGCCGGGACCCTGCACAAGCACTTCCGCGACACCCCCGACACGGAGGGCGCCTGGTTCCACGTCAACCTCCGGGTCGACGCCCCGGACGGGCGGTACAAGTGCGCCGTCGACGTGGACAGTCACGACTCGGAGACCGGCGTGCAGTGGAAGGTCTTCACCGTGGACGCGGCGGCACTCGGCCCGGTGGCCGCGATGGCGCCCGGGTTCCACGACCTGGACCGCGTGCCCAGGTCCGGAGCCCTCGACTACCTCCGCCATCCGGCCCTGCGCAGGCTCCAGGAGTGGCCCGGGTGGCTGCCCGGCCCGCTGGGCGAACTCCTCGACCGGCTGCTGAAGTCCTCCCCGCCCTGGACGTCGGGCTCCAACGTCGAAGCCGCCAACGCCTTCGAGCCGATCCTCGCCGTGGGACGGCCGGTCCTGGTGTTCGGCGAACCGTTCGACACGGGGCTGGGCGTCCACAACATCCACCAGAACCAGGGCGACGCGTACGGCAGCCAGTGGTGGCCCGAGAACGGCATCTGGCAGGACGGCGCGACCATGACCCGCCGCCCCGACGGCCGTTTCGACGTGTTCCTGAACAAGTTCTCCGGCCAGAAGGACCACACGGACGCCGAGGGCCACCCGATCTGA
- a CDS encoding CoA transferase: MASPATTQTVRPLDTLRFDTSGPPQITSVIADHLRLLGARTDRPAQVDASTGTATPGGTTLMGGGFDPAHASATWADPLSGLADEATVQAATGIMAVHGRRDGSPRGLAVDYAATATGVLAVQGLLAALVGQARGGAARAVTTSADRAGLLAVSQYLAAAGADEGEAAELAAGGPPFTSADGVLFELETLDPGAWAAFWKALDAPAEALRAGWRPFQFRYATACAPFPAALHLTARSHPWERIRRAAAAYGTEVCALHPLAERAAERTAEHDGASPWSLSRSATGRLTARSARLPDSAPSGGPLAGLTVLEAGRRIQAPLAAHLLGRLGADVIRIEPPGGDPLRGMPPACSGISARWLALNRGKRAVEIDIKQEADRRRLRELAAGADVFLHNWAPGKAAELGLDSGDLARVNPALVYAYTSGWAGRIEHAPMGTDFMVQARTGVGEAVRPEGEAPAPSLMTLLDVLGGLLGAEAVLAGLLLRERTGHGVRVDSSLLGAADTLTAPALRRAARGENPRRPAGFRLPRPTADGWLAPADADAGAVAAHDLGGLSTAEALARLHEHGLTATAVTTELSDLHHDPRFTGSISRDAHGAPAVPDPWSFV, encoded by the coding sequence ATGGCGTCACCAGCAACCACGCAGACGGTCCGGCCGCTCGACACACTGCGCTTCGACACATCGGGGCCCCCGCAGATCACGAGCGTCATCGCCGACCACCTGCGGCTGCTCGGCGCACGGACGGACCGACCCGCACAAGTGGACGCGTCCACCGGCACCGCCACCCCAGGGGGCACCACGCTCATGGGCGGCGGTTTCGACCCGGCACACGCGAGCGCCACCTGGGCGGATCCCCTGAGCGGGCTCGCCGACGAGGCCACGGTGCAGGCCGCGACCGGCATCATGGCCGTGCACGGCAGGCGTGACGGCAGCCCGCGCGGCCTCGCCGTCGACTACGCGGCCACCGCCACCGGAGTCCTGGCCGTGCAGGGGCTGCTCGCGGCCCTCGTGGGCCAGGCCCGCGGCGGGGCCGCCCGCGCGGTCACCACCAGCGCGGACCGGGCGGGCCTGCTCGCGGTCTCCCAGTACCTCGCCGCCGCCGGGGCCGACGAGGGCGAGGCCGCCGAACTCGCCGCAGGAGGACCTCCGTTCACCTCCGCCGACGGCGTCCTCTTCGAACTGGAGACCCTCGATCCGGGCGCCTGGGCGGCCTTCTGGAAGGCCCTGGACGCGCCCGCCGAGGCCCTGAGGGCCGGCTGGCGGCCCTTCCAGTTCCGCTACGCCACCGCCTGCGCCCCCTTCCCGGCGGCCCTCCACCTCACGGCCCGGTCCCACCCCTGGGAGCGGATCCGCCGGGCCGCGGCCGCCTACGGCACCGAGGTGTGCGCCCTGCACCCGCTCGCGGAACGGGCAGCGGAACGGACCGCGGAACACGACGGCGCCTCCCCCTGGTCCCTGTCCCGGTCGGCCACCGGACGTCTCACCGCCAGGTCGGCCCGGCTGCCCGACTCGGCACCCTCCGGCGGGCCCCTTGCCGGGCTGACCGTGCTGGAGGCGGGCCGTCGCATCCAGGCACCGCTCGCGGCGCATCTGCTCGGGCGCCTCGGCGCCGACGTGATCCGGATCGAACCGCCGGGCGGCGACCCGCTGCGCGGCATGCCCCCGGCCTGTTCCGGGATCTCGGCGCGCTGGCTCGCCCTCAACCGGGGCAAGCGCGCCGTGGAGATCGACATCAAGCAGGAGGCCGACCGCCGCCGGCTGCGGGAGCTGGCGGCCGGGGCCGACGTCTTCCTGCACAACTGGGCGCCGGGCAAGGCCGCCGAACTCGGCCTGGACTCCGGCGACCTCGCGCGGGTCAATCCCGCGCTCGTCTACGCGTACACCAGCGGCTGGGCCGGCCGGATCGAGCACGCCCCCATGGGCACCGACTTCATGGTCCAGGCCCGTACGGGCGTCGGCGAGGCCGTCCGCCCCGAGGGCGAGGCCCCGGCGCCCTCGCTGATGACCCTGCTCGACGTACTGGGCGGACTGCTCGGCGCCGAAGCCGTCCTCGCCGGGCTGCTGCTGCGCGAGCGCACCGGCCACGGCGTACGGGTGGACTCCTCCCTGCTCGGCGCGGCCGACACGCTGACCGCCCCCGCCCTGCGCCGGGCGGCCCGCGGGGAGAACCCCCGCCGGCCGGCCGGATTCCGGCTCCCGCGGCCGACGGCGGACGGCTGGCTCGCGCCGGCCGACGCCGACGCCGGCGCCGTGGCCGCCCACGACCTGGGCGGCCTGTCCACGGCCGAGGCCCTGGCCCGGCTGCACGAGCACGGGCTGACCGCGACCGCGGTCACCACCGAGCTGTCCGACCTGCACCACGATCCGCGCTTCACCGGCTCGATCAGCCGCGACGCGCACGGCGCCCCCGCAGTCCCCGACCCCTGGAGCTTCGTATGA
- a CDS encoding DNA-binding protein, giving the protein MLDHPISADALAEMERCDRPVTVDDLVAIAYVLNTTPAVLLSHIPIDMPEPEGPFATGLPSDVDPTELRAWIEGKTTLDRESRVRWWEEWAGRLRVRSAHHEEQLQGAYAELGELGDLAVQEAAAPPVQRLQWRIQDGEQALNQSEVALALTEHRLDNLREGT; this is encoded by the coding sequence ATGCTCGATCACCCGATCTCGGCCGACGCTCTCGCGGAGATGGAGCGATGCGATCGCCCCGTGACCGTCGACGATCTCGTCGCGATCGCCTACGTGCTCAACACGACCCCCGCGGTGCTGCTGTCGCACATCCCTATCGACATGCCGGAACCCGAGGGGCCTTTCGCCACGGGGCTCCCGAGTGACGTCGACCCAACCGAGCTCCGTGCCTGGATCGAGGGGAAGACCACGCTCGACCGCGAGTCGCGGGTGCGCTGGTGGGAAGAGTGGGCTGGCCGCCTCAGGGTCCGGTCAGCACACCACGAGGAACAGCTGCAGGGAGCGTACGCAGAGCTGGGTGAACTCGGCGACCTGGCAGTCCAAGAAGCAGCTGCCCCGCCCGTGCAGCGTCTGCAGTGGCGCATCCAGGACGGCGAGCAGGCGCTCAATCAGTCCGAGGTCGCGCTGGCGCTGACTGAGCATCGGCTCGACAACCTCCGAGAAGGCACCTGA
- a CDS encoding MFS transporter, with protein sequence MTAEGTATASPAEKDGASGRQLTALLTCAMAFSMLQLFLLGALGPRLVTELGVSPAVLGLTTTIGFGTAAVLSPAGGRIVDRIGPRRSLVILLLVSAAALALIGAAPGAGLLLGAVALGGVPQALANPATNKAVLRAVPPARRGAVTGLKQSGVQLGAFAAGLPLALLAGGIGWRGAVWTGAGAALLAGLWALRVLPADPAAPPAGPRTALVPRGMVAWLAVFSLFLGAGIASVNTYLALFGAQRLDLGPTAAAALVAVLGVAGIAGRVGWSKAARPGRAEWLPGWLACGALGAAALLAAALVVGPLVWAGAIAAGVFAVSGNAVSMVLVMQRAAPGRAGQDSALVAAGFFGGFAVGPPLFGLLAQSGRYGPGWLLVGAEFAAAAAVAFLWAVRDRREAAA encoded by the coding sequence GTGACGGCGGAGGGGACGGCGACCGCATCGCCGGCGGAGAAGGACGGCGCGTCGGGGCGGCAGTTGACCGCGCTGCTGACCTGCGCCATGGCGTTCTCGATGCTGCAGCTGTTCCTCCTCGGGGCGCTGGGCCCGCGCCTGGTCACCGAACTCGGCGTATCCCCGGCCGTGCTGGGACTGACGACCACGATCGGCTTCGGGACCGCCGCCGTCCTGTCCCCGGCGGGCGGCCGGATCGTGGACCGGATCGGTCCGCGGCGCTCGCTGGTGATCCTGCTGCTGGTCTCGGCGGCGGCCCTCGCCCTGATCGGCGCCGCGCCCGGCGCCGGTCTGCTGCTCGGCGCCGTCGCACTGGGCGGCGTACCCCAGGCGCTGGCCAACCCGGCCACGAACAAGGCCGTGCTGCGCGCCGTCCCGCCCGCCCGGCGGGGCGCGGTGACCGGCCTCAAGCAGTCCGGAGTCCAGCTCGGGGCCTTCGCGGCCGGACTGCCGCTCGCCCTGCTCGCGGGCGGCATCGGCTGGCGGGGCGCGGTCTGGACCGGCGCCGGCGCCGCCCTGCTCGCCGGGCTGTGGGCGCTGCGCGTCCTGCCCGCCGACCCCGCCGCGCCGCCCGCGGGCCCCCGTACGGCTCTCGTGCCGCGGGGGATGGTGGCCTGGCTGGCGGTCTTCTCGCTGTTCCTCGGCGCCGGAATCGCCTCGGTCAACACCTACCTCGCCCTCTTCGGCGCGCAGCGGCTGGACCTGGGCCCGACGGCGGCGGCCGCGCTGGTCGCCGTCCTGGGCGTGGCGGGGATCGCGGGCCGGGTCGGATGGTCGAAGGCGGCCCGGCCCGGGCGGGCCGAGTGGCTCCCGGGGTGGCTGGCCTGCGGGGCGCTGGGCGCGGCCGCCCTGCTGGCGGCCGCCCTGGTGGTGGGCCCGCTGGTGTGGGCCGGGGCGATCGCCGCCGGCGTCTTCGCCGTCTCCGGCAACGCCGTCTCGATGGTGCTGGTCATGCAGCGGGCCGCTCCCGGCCGCGCCGGACAGGACTCGGCGCTGGTCGCGGCCGGGTTCTTCGGGGGATTCGCGGTGGGCCCGCCCCTGTTCGGGCTGCTCGCGCAGAGCGGACGGTACGGGCCGGGCTGGCTGCTGGTGGGCGCGGAATTCGCGGCCGCGGCGGCCGTCGCGTTCCTGTGGGCCGTACGGGACCGGCGGGAGGCCGCGGCATGA
- a CDS encoding class I adenylate-forming enzyme family protein: MTADRLVLHDLLPAELRRSWVVDGTCPDLDLYSLFRARQIADLHRTAVLDAKGKLCYTALDRKVRCLATGLRELGIGPGDVVGVQLPNNRFAVIADLALAALGAIALPFPVGRGVLEAECLLRRAEAVAVIAATEHRELRHAADLSTLAGALPALRHVIAAGPGAAPEGTIRLSELLRSDPSGFVPARPDPDSAARILVSSGSEAEPKMIAYSHNALAGGRGNFLASLIPDRTPPSCLFLVPLASAFGSNGTAVTLARHGGTLVLLDHFTPEAALEAVREHRPTHILGVPTMVRMMLERLDGTDEKLPAPTALVLGGAPLDETTAAAAAEAFGCPVVNLYGSADGVNCHTGLGSTVPPTDGSGVVAGHPDPRVAEIRIADPDTHEPLPDGAVGEIISRGPMTPLCYVGAPDLDARYRTPDGWVRTGDLGYLDSDSVLHIVGRLKDIVIRGGANISPAEVERELTAHPQIRDVACVGVPDPLMGERLAACVVPRGGQPLTLASLGEHLTRRGLERTKHPERLLLIAELPLTAAGKPDRAALRERLAATSTTAPPLAQAG, encoded by the coding sequence ATGACCGCCGACAGGCTCGTACTGCACGACCTGCTGCCCGCCGAACTCCGCCGGTCCTGGGTGGTCGACGGGACCTGCCCCGACCTCGACCTCTACAGCCTCTTCCGGGCACGCCAGATCGCCGATCTGCACCGCACGGCCGTCCTCGACGCCAAGGGCAAGCTCTGCTACACCGCGCTGGACCGCAAGGTGCGATGTCTGGCCACCGGCCTACGGGAACTCGGGATCGGCCCGGGCGACGTGGTCGGCGTACAACTCCCCAACAACCGCTTCGCCGTCATCGCCGATCTCGCGCTCGCCGCGCTCGGCGCGATCGCCCTCCCGTTCCCGGTGGGCCGCGGCGTCCTCGAAGCCGAGTGCCTGCTGCGCCGTGCCGAGGCCGTCGCCGTCATCGCGGCCACCGAGCACCGGGAACTGCGGCACGCGGCGGATCTGAGCACGCTCGCCGGAGCGCTCCCGGCCCTGCGCCACGTCATTGCCGCAGGCCCCGGAGCCGCGCCTGAAGGAACGATTCGGCTGTCGGAGCTGCTGCGTTCCGACCCCAGCGGATTCGTCCCCGCCCGGCCCGATCCCGACAGCGCCGCACGCATCCTCGTGTCCTCCGGCTCCGAGGCCGAGCCGAAGATGATCGCGTACTCGCACAACGCGCTGGCCGGCGGACGCGGGAACTTCCTCGCCTCCCTCATCCCGGACCGCACCCCGCCGAGCTGCCTGTTCCTCGTACCGCTGGCGTCCGCCTTCGGGTCCAACGGCACCGCCGTCACCCTCGCCCGGCACGGCGGCACCCTCGTCCTGCTCGACCACTTCACCCCGGAAGCGGCCCTCGAGGCGGTGCGCGAACACCGGCCGACGCACATCCTCGGCGTGCCCACCATGGTCCGCATGATGCTCGAACGTCTCGACGGGACGGACGAGAAGCTGCCCGCGCCCACCGCACTGGTCCTCGGCGGGGCGCCGCTCGACGAGACCACCGCGGCCGCCGCGGCCGAGGCCTTCGGCTGTCCCGTGGTGAACCTCTACGGCTCCGCCGACGGCGTCAACTGCCACACCGGACTGGGCAGTACGGTGCCGCCCACCGACGGATCCGGGGTCGTCGCCGGCCATCCCGACCCCCGGGTCGCCGAGATCCGCATCGCCGACCCCGACACGCACGAACCGCTGCCCGACGGCGCCGTCGGCGAGATCATCTCGCGCGGCCCGATGACCCCGCTGTGCTACGTGGGCGCGCCCGACCTGGACGCCCGCTACCGTACGCCCGACGGCTGGGTCCGCACCGGTGACCTCGGGTACCTCGACTCCGACAGCGTCCTGCACATCGTGGGCCGCCTCAAGGACATCGTCATCCGCGGCGGCGCCAACATCAGCCCGGCGGAGGTGGAACGCGAACTCACCGCGCACCCCCAGATCCGGGACGTGGCCTGCGTCGGCGTGCCGGACCCGCTGATGGGGGAGCGGCTGGCGGCCTGCGTGGTGCCGCGCGGCGGCCAGCCCCTCACCCTCGCCTCCCTCGGCGAACACCTCACGCGGCGCGGGCTGGAACGGACCAAACACCCCGAGCGGCTGCTCCTGATCGCCGAACTGCCCCTGACGGCGGCCGGCAAACCGGACCGCGCGGCCCTGCGCGAGCGCCTCGCGGCGACCTCCACGACGGCTCCGCCGCTCGCGCAGGCGGGCTGA
- a CDS encoding metal ABC transporter permease — protein MNLATADLGELLQLLPVQRAGVALLLAAIGLPVIGVVIVGLDIMPVRFAMMHVALLGIAVGLLTGLDPMLCALVACALAGAGVAPLARTPDGLSGAMGLLMSLAIAAALLLLAVSGVNASGAFALLWGSILSVGTPDLVVLGVLAVAVPGLFWWRRREIGLLLYDRELALCSGVPVRALTAALLVLVAIAVAGAIKLTGALLVDALTLLPALAARRLGSSLKSITLWAVGIGVAVNLTGFLLALWLDWPPGPVLVLTAGALVLAVHFIPERRISSWRAPASVSLPSSH, from the coding sequence GTGAACCTGGCCACCGCCGACCTCGGCGAACTCCTGCAGCTGCTGCCCGTACAACGGGCGGGCGTGGCCCTGCTGCTGGCCGCGATCGGCCTGCCCGTCATCGGCGTGGTCATCGTCGGACTCGACATCATGCCGGTCCGGTTCGCGATGATGCACGTGGCCCTGCTGGGCATCGCCGTCGGACTCCTCACCGGACTCGACCCCATGCTGTGCGCGCTGGTGGCCTGTGCGCTGGCCGGCGCGGGCGTGGCCCCGCTCGCCCGGACCCCGGACGGCCTGTCGGGGGCGATGGGCCTGCTGATGAGCCTGGCCATCGCGGCGGCGCTGCTCCTGCTGGCCGTGTCGGGGGTCAACGCCTCCGGCGCCTTCGCCCTGCTCTGGGGGTCGATCCTGTCGGTCGGGACGCCGGACCTCGTCGTCCTCGGCGTGCTGGCCGTCGCCGTACCGGGCCTGTTCTGGTGGCGGCGCCGCGAGATCGGCCTCCTCCTCTACGACCGCGAGCTCGCGCTGTGTTCCGGCGTACCGGTACGGGCGCTGACGGCCGCCCTGCTGGTACTGGTCGCCATCGCGGTCGCCGGGGCGATCAAGCTGACCGGCGCCCTGCTCGTCGACGCCCTGACCCTGCTGCCCGCACTCGCCGCCCGCCGCCTGGGCAGCTCACTGAAGTCGATCACCCTCTGGGCGGTCGGCATCGGCGTGGCGGTGAATCTGACGGGGTTCCTGCTGGCCCTGTGGCTGGACTGGCCTCCCGGCCCGGTCCTCGTCCTGACCGCGGGGGCGCTGGTCCTCGCGGTGCATTTCATACCCGAACGGAGAATCAGCTCATGGCGCGCACCCGCGTCCGTATCTCTTCCCTCCTCGCACTGA
- a CDS encoding acyl-CoA dehydrogenase family protein, protein MTDPGTDHTSDAQQVSETDELRERIDRFVGTRVIPREAVLDGGGPAAAEALAELRGQAQEEGLWALPLPAELGGGGLGFTAYAALAEAEGASDHGPAALGSAPLLDVTMLARHGGSAVREAYLKPLVAGEMRACYAMTEPDVPGTDPFRTGTRAERGPDGSWLVTGRKWFTSGAADAGLVTVMARTGGSTGDREGLSLLLVPTASAGFRVVRELPVLGAGGQYEIELDRVRVPADHLLGEPGDALAIAGERLQLGRTLRCLRWLGQARRAFDLMCERAATRSGSRGPLADQQLIQSHVFDALLALRTTRPLVHEAVALIAAGRDARTEVGLAKVAAARMLQQVADSAIQVHGAAGLGPDTPLPGLLRTGRAARILDGPDELHITSVARRVLRGYARDGGQDAPW, encoded by the coding sequence GTGACGGATCCAGGCACGGACCACACCTCGGATGCGCAACAGGTGTCGGAGACGGATGAGTTGAGGGAGCGGATCGACCGCTTCGTCGGCACCCGGGTGATCCCCCGGGAGGCGGTGCTGGACGGCGGCGGGCCCGCTGCGGCGGAAGCGCTGGCCGAACTGCGCGGCCAGGCACAGGAGGAGGGCCTGTGGGCGCTGCCGCTCCCGGCGGAACTGGGCGGCGGCGGGCTGGGGTTCACGGCGTACGCCGCCCTGGCCGAGGCGGAGGGGGCCAGTGACCACGGCCCGGCCGCGCTGGGATCCGCCCCGCTGCTCGACGTGACGATGCTGGCGCGGCACGGGGGGAGCGCGGTCCGCGAGGCGTACCTGAAGCCGCTCGTCGCCGGGGAGATGCGGGCCTGTTACGCCATGACCGAGCCGGACGTCCCCGGCACCGACCCCTTCCGGACCGGCACCCGGGCCGAGCGCGGGCCGGACGGGAGCTGGCTCGTCACCGGCCGCAAGTGGTTCACGTCCGGGGCCGCGGACGCCGGCCTGGTGACGGTCATGGCCCGCACCGGCGGGAGCACCGGTGACCGCGAGGGCCTGTCGTTGCTGCTCGTGCCCACCGCATCGGCCGGCTTCCGCGTCGTACGCGAACTCCCCGTCCTCGGCGCGGGCGGCCAGTACGAGATCGAGCTCGACCGGGTCCGGGTCCCGGCCGACCACCTCCTCGGCGAGCCCGGGGACGCCCTCGCCATCGCCGGGGAGCGGCTCCAGCTCGGCCGTACGCTGCGCTGCCTGCGCTGGCTCGGCCAGGCCCGGCGCGCCTTCGACCTGATGTGCGAGCGGGCCGCCACCCGCAGCGGGTCCCGTGGGCCCCTCGCCGACCAGCAGCTGATCCAGAGTCATGTCTTCGACGCCCTGCTCGCCCTGCGCACCACCCGTCCCCTGGTGCACGAGGCGGTGGCGCTGATCGCCGCCGGGCGGGACGCGCGTACGGAGGTGGGGCTCGCCAAGGTCGCCGCAGCGCGCATGCTCCAGCAGGTCGCGGACTCCGCCATCCAGGTCCACGGCGCCGCCGGGCTCGGTCCGGACACCCCGCTGCCCGGGCTCCTGCGCACCGGCCGGGCCGCCCGCATCCTCGACGGGCCGGACGAGCTGCACATCACCTCCGTGGCCCGCCGGGTCCTGCGCGGCTACGCGCGGGACGGCGGCCAGGACGCCCCCTGGTAG
- a CDS encoding sugar ABC transporter permease, with translation MSVGVFGPGPALAAVMARVAVTAEAVGPRFPLYAGPDDGRWTTTGRGSWTGGFWAGLLWLRARYTGDAADRRAAAACTARLGPWVGADTATRGLILWYGTASAGDDAEAAELRDRGARAVLSAYDRELGLVPWGDALGGPRMLARVDGVPGTVPLLAGAGPQGAAAAASHLHRHLDLCLGASRGLPLRPALRFDAAAGWQPCADPPPGWSRGRAWLLLAVADALLRPDLAMPGPAARLAEVAELLSSGAEFPAGGPARLVPAADAARPDGPLDTSAAAITAVALLKLARVPGPRAGAYAHRAEAILHRLAESHLTGPDSGRPPGMLLDGCYDAGKALAVRHELVWGDFFLALGLAALHGVVDITRA, from the coding sequence ATGAGTGTCGGCGTCTTCGGGCCGGGCCCGGCCCTCGCGGCCGTCATGGCACGGGTGGCGGTGACCGCCGAGGCGGTCGGCCCCCGCTTCCCGCTGTACGCCGGCCCGGACGACGGGCGGTGGACGACCACCGGCCGCGGCTCGTGGACCGGCGGATTCTGGGCCGGGCTGCTCTGGCTGCGGGCACGGTACACCGGCGACGCGGCCGACCGGCGCGCCGCCGCCGCGTGCACGGCCCGGCTCGGACCGTGGGTGGGGGCCGACACCGCCACCCGCGGCCTGATCCTCTGGTACGGGACCGCTTCGGCCGGGGACGACGCCGAAGCCGCCGAGCTCCGAGACCGCGGCGCCCGGGCCGTGCTGTCGGCCTACGACCGCGAACTCGGGCTCGTGCCCTGGGGGGACGCGCTCGGCGGGCCCCGCATGCTCGCCCGCGTGGACGGGGTGCCGGGGACCGTGCCCCTGCTGGCCGGGGCCGGACCGCAGGGCGCCGCCGCGGCGGCGTCCCACCTCCACCGCCACCTCGACCTCTGTCTCGGCGCGAGCCGGGGCCTCCCGCTGCGGCCCGCCCTGCGCTTCGACGCGGCCGCGGGCTGGCAGCCCTGTGCGGACCCGCCGCCGGGCTGGAGCCGGGGCCGGGCCTGGCTGCTCCTGGCGGTGGCCGACGCCTTGCTGCGCCCGGACCTCGCGATGCCCGGCCCGGCCGCCCGGCTCGCCGAGGTGGCCGAACTCCTGTCGTCCGGGGCCGAGTTCCCGGCCGGAGGGCCCGCGCGGCTCGTCCCGGCGGCCGACGCCGCCCGCCCGGACGGTCCGCTCGACACCTCGGCCGCCGCGATCACCGCGGTCGCCCTGCTGAAACTCGCCCGTGTGCCCGGCCCCCGGGCCGGCGCGTACGCGCACCGGGCCGAGGCGATCCTCCACCGCCTCGCGGAGAGCCACCTCACCGGCCCGGACTCCGGACGCCCGCCCGGGATGCTGCTGGACGGCTGCTACGACGCCGGGAAGGCACTGGCCGTCCGGCACGAGCTCGTCTGGGGCGACTTCTTCCTGGCCCTCGGCCTCGCCGCCCTGCACGGCGTCGTAGACATCACCCGGGCCTAG
- a CDS encoding metal ABC transporter solute-binding protein, Zn/Mn family, which produces MARTRVRISSLLALSAALALTAACGNTPSPQDAKSQDGPQPQAKKPVVVVTTTWEGAFAKAAGAEDVKVIVPQSVHHAPDYDPKPSDLAAVAKADFVLYAPFEPYAAKIKEAAGSKAKLVEVNLDNDPDKVKAEVDKLGALFGTADAATKWKTGFDTEYAKLNKEVQAGWPGGKSPSVVTQVFTAWSAKLAGATPVGTYGPEAVTPAQLAELAAKKPELVLDNAHMSTGTVLPDSGAKQVKIVNYPGEDLDLLPVYRNAAAELKKAMGAS; this is translated from the coding sequence ATGGCGCGCACCCGCGTCCGTATCTCTTCCCTCCTCGCACTGAGCGCGGCGCTCGCCCTGACCGCCGCCTGCGGGAACACGCCCTCGCCCCAGGACGCGAAGTCCCAGGACGGCCCGCAGCCGCAGGCCAAGAAGCCGGTCGTGGTCGTCACCACCACCTGGGAGGGCGCCTTCGCGAAGGCCGCGGGCGCCGAGGACGTCAAGGTCATCGTGCCGCAGTCCGTCCACCACGCCCCGGACTACGACCCCAAGCCGTCGGACCTCGCCGCCGTGGCCAAGGCCGATTTCGTGCTCTACGCGCCGTTCGAGCCGTACGCCGCGAAGATCAAGGAGGCCGCGGGCTCCAAGGCGAAGCTGGTCGAGGTCAACCTCGACAACGATCCCGACAAGGTCAAGGCCGAGGTCGACAAGCTGGGAGCCCTCTTCGGCACGGCGGACGCCGCGACGAAGTGGAAGACCGGCTTCGACACCGAGTACGCGAAGCTGAACAAGGAGGTCCAGGCCGGGTGGCCCGGCGGCAAGAGCCCCTCCGTCGTCACCCAGGTCTTCACCGCGTGGTCGGCGAAGCTCGCGGGCGCCACCCCGGTGGGCACGTACGGACCCGAGGCCGTGACCCCGGCGCAGCTGGCCGAACTCGCGGCGAAGAAGCCGGAGCTGGTGCTGGACAACGCGCACATGTCCACCGGCACGGTACTGCCCGACTCCGGCGCCAAGCAGGTGAAGATCGTCAACTACCCCGGCGAGGACCTCGACCTCCTGCCGGTCTACCGCAACGCCGCGGCCGAACTGAAGAAGGCCATGGGCGCCTCCTGA